In Osmerus eperlanus chromosome 17, fOsmEpe2.1, whole genome shotgun sequence, a single genomic region encodes these proteins:
- the LOC134037983 gene encoding E3 ubiquitin-protein ligase TRIM21-like — MASCSSLLSEDQFHCSICLDVFTDPVSTPCGHNFCKACITKYWDNSDLCQCPMCKENFDKRPDLRVNTFISEMAAQFRKSEPLKATISPDLRPTKPEVSCDYCTGTKLKALKSCLVCLASYCETHLEPHQRVAALKKHKLIDPVENLEDRMCQKHERPLELFCRTDQTCVCLFCTEKDHETHDTVPLEEECEERKTQMKKTEGDMQQMIQERLEKVQEIKLSVETSKRDAEREISDSVQVFTVLVRSIERSQAELIEVIEEKQKAAEKQAQGLIQDLEQEITELKRRSTELEQLSHTEDHLHLLQSFPSLSTPPHTKDWSEISVNSGLSVGAVRRAVSQLEETLNKEMDKLSDTELKRIQQYAVDVTLDPDTACPELILSEDGKQVRHGDMKQDLPDNPERFDHCPSVLGKQGFSSGRFYYEVQVEGKTKWYLGVVRESINRKGKITLSPEDGYWTVWLRNGDQYKALAGPSVLLSLRQKSQKVGLFVDYEEGLVSFYDVEARSHIYSFTGCTFTEKLYPYFCPCLNDGGKNSVPLIITPVTQ, encoded by the coding sequence atggcttcctgcagcagtctcctgtctgaagatcagttccattgttctatctgtctggatgtgttcacTGATCCTGTTTCTACTCCATGTGGACACAACTTCTGCAAGGCCTGTATCACCAAGTACTGGGACAACAGTGACCTGTGTCAATGTCCCATGTGCAAGGAGAACTTTGATAAGAGACCAGATCTTCGTGTCAACACTTTCATCTCTGAGATGGCTGCTCAGTTCAGGAAGTCAGAGCCACTGAAGGCTACCATCAGTCCAGACCTGCGTCCTACTAAACCTGAAGTGTCATGTGACTACTGTACAGGTACCAAGCTCAAGGCCCTGAAGtcttgtctggtgtgtctggcctcttactgtgagactcacctggagcctcatcagagagttgcagccttgaagaaacacaagctgatcgaccctgtggagaacctggaggacaggatgtgtcagaagcatgagagacccctggagctgttctgtaggactgaccagacgtgtgtgtgtctgttctgcaCTGAGAAAGACCACGAGACCCATGACACTGTTCCTCTAGAGGAGGAGTGTGAAGAGAGGAAGACTCAGAtgaagaagacagagggagacatgcagcagatgatccaggagagactggagaaggTTCAGGAGATCAAactctcagtagagaccagcaagagagatgcagagagagagatatcagacAGTGTTCAGGTCTTCACTGTTCTGGTGCGCTCCATTGAGAGAAGCCAGGCTGAGCTCATTGAggtgattgaggagaagcagaaagcagcagagaaacaggctcAAGGGTTGATTCAagatctggagcaggagatcactgagctgaagaggagaagcactgagctggagcagctctcacacactgaggaccacctccacctgctccagagcttcccatccctgagcacccctccacacaccaaggACTGGTCTGAAATCAGTGTCAACAGTGGTCTGAgtgtgggggcagtgaggagagctgtgtctcagctggaggagacactTAATAAAGAGATGGACAAGCTGTCTGACACTGAACTGAAGAGGATTCAGCAGTATGCAGTGGATGTGACTCTGGACCCTGATACAGCATGTCCTGAactcatcctgtctgaggatgggAAACAAGTGAGACATGGAGACATGAAGCAGGATCTccctgacaacccagagaggtttgaTCATTGTCCCAGTGTCCTGGGAAagcagggcttctcctcagggaggttctactatgaggtgcaggttgaggggaagaCTAAGTGGTATCTGGGAGTGGTCAGAGAGTCCATCAATAGGAAGGGGAAGATCACACTGAGTCCTGAGGATGGATACTGGACTGTATGGCTGAGGAATGGAGATCAGTATAAGGCTCTGGCtggcccctctgtcctcctctccctaagACAGAAGTCCCAGAAGGTGGGGCTGTTTGTGGACTATGAGGAGGGTCTGGTCTCCTTTTATGATGTGGAGGCCAGGTCTCATATCTACTCTTTCACTGGCTGCACCTTCACTGAGAAACTCTATCCATACTTCTGTCCCTGTCTGAATGATGGAGGTAAAAACTCTGTTCCTCTGATCATCACTCCGGTCACACAGTGA